From the genome of Bacteroidales bacterium, one region includes:
- a CDS encoding imidazolonepropionase, with amino-acid sequence MNLLIKNIKTLVQCEESNRTWVAGSDMDRLPTIDNAFLLIENDKIKDFGPMDKCPNINAKTIDATGKFVFPSFCDSHTHIVYAGSREIEYVDKIRGLSYEEIAERGGGILNSAKRLAETSEDELYSQALARVNEMIAFGTGAIEIKSGYGLDTENELKMLRVIKRLKETTHVIIKSTFLGAHSIPLEYRGAQDKFVDLVINEMLPQVVAEDLADYVDVFCDKGFFTVEDTDRILLAAMKYGLRPKIHANELDFSGGVQVGVKYNALSVDHLEFIGDAEIEALKNSETMPTVLPGAAFFLNMICSPVRKMMNAGLPIALASDYNPGSSPSGNMKFILSLGCINYKMTPNEVINATTKNTAYAMGVEDIAGSIARGKKANVFITKNIPSIEFMPYAYTSHLIDTVILNGKVVEAKL; translated from the coding sequence ATGAACCTTTTAATCAAAAACATCAAAACACTTGTACAGTGCGAAGAATCTAACCGTACATGGGTTGCAGGATCTGATATGGACAGACTCCCAACAATCGACAATGCATTCCTTTTAATCGAAAATGATAAAATCAAAGATTTCGGACCGATGGACAAATGCCCCAATATTAATGCTAAAACCATTGATGCAACAGGTAAATTTGTGTTCCCATCATTTTGCGATAGTCATACGCATATTGTATATGCAGGAAGCAGAGAGATTGAGTATGTTGACAAAATTAGAGGTCTCTCATACGAAGAGATTGCCGAACGTGGCGGTGGAATACTAAATTCAGCTAAAAGATTGGCAGAAACCTCGGAAGATGAGCTTTATAGTCAAGCACTTGCAAGAGTTAACGAAATGATAGCTTTCGGTACGGGAGCCATTGAAATTAAGTCAGGATACGGACTTGATACAGAGAACGAGCTAAAAATGTTGCGCGTGATCAAACGATTAAAAGAGACAACACATGTTATAATCAAATCAACGTTTTTGGGCGCACACAGCATTCCATTAGAGTATCGCGGTGCACAAGATAAATTTGTTGACCTTGTAATCAACGAAATGTTACCGCAAGTTGTAGCTGAAGACCTTGCCGATTACGTTGATGTCTTTTGTGATAAAGGTTTTTTTACTGTTGAAGATACTGACCGAATTTTACTTGCAGCAATGAAATATGGCTTACGTCCTAAGATACATGCTAATGAATTAGATTTTTCGGGCGGTGTACAAGTGGGAGTAAAGTACAATGCACTTTCCGTTGATCACCTAGAATTTATCGGCGATGCAGAGATTGAGGCTCTTAAAAATTCTGAAACAATGCCAACTGTTTTACCAGGTGCCGCATTTTTCCTAAATATGATATGCTCGCCTGTTAGAAAAATGATGAATGCAGGACTGCCAATTGCCTTAGCATCAGACTATAATCCAGGTTCGTCACCATCCGGTAATATGAAATTTATATTGTCGTTGGGTTGCATAAACTACAAAATGACTCCAAATGAAGTGATTAACGCAACTACCAAAAACACAGCTTATGCAATGGGAGTAGAGGATATTGCGGGTTCAATAGCACGAGGCAAAAAGGCTAATGTCTTTATTACCAAAAATATACCAAGTATTGAGTTTATGCCTTATGCTTATACAAGCCATTTAATTGATACCGTGATATTAAACGGCAAAGTAGTTGAAGCAAAGCTTTAA
- the ftcD gene encoding glutamate formimidoyltransferase: MKKQLIECVPNFSEGNDMAIIKQITDQIESVEGVRLIDVDPGKATNRTVVTMVGTPEEVCEAAFRAVKKAQELIDMRKHKGAHPRFGATDVCPLVPVANITMEEVVKYAHKLAKRIGDELNIPIFCYESAATEPKRRNLASCRQGEYEALAKRIETPEWKPDFGPSKWSESVAKSGATAVGARNFLIAYNVNLNTTSVRRANSIAFDVRERGRIKREGDPLTGKIVKDEKGNTVYEPGLLKTVKAIGWFIEEFGIVQISMNLTDITVTPLHVAYDTVFERANARGLRVTGSELVGVVPLQAMLDAGKYFLRKQKRSTGISDSEIIKIAVKSMGLDELYPFDPKKKIIEYILQDDDKKSLVKMNLTDFANETASESPAPGGGSISAYMGALGSALSGMVANLSSHKRGWDDRWEEFSNWAEKAKAIQDQLIKLVDEDTNAFNLIMNAFGLPKGTDEEKAARQKAIQDATKYAIEVPYRTLELCYESMHVAKAMAEIGNPNSVTDAGVGALAARSGVIGALLNMKINAADLEDKKFAEEIVAKGEKIQKQAIDLETEILAIVNSKIN; encoded by the coding sequence ATGAAGAAACAACTCATTGAATGTGTCCCCAACTTTAGCGAGGGGAATGATATGGCGATAATCAAGCAAATTACCGATCAAATTGAGTCGGTAGAAGGTGTTAGATTGATTGATGTTGATCCGGGTAAAGCTACCAACCGCACTGTAGTTACCATGGTCGGGACACCTGAGGAGGTTTGCGAAGCAGCTTTCCGTGCTGTGAAAAAAGCACAAGAACTTATCGATATGCGCAAACACAAAGGAGCACATCCACGTTTTGGAGCTACTGACGTGTGCCCTTTAGTTCCTGTTGCAAATATCACTATGGAAGAGGTTGTTAAGTATGCTCACAAACTAGCTAAACGCATCGGTGATGAGCTAAACATTCCTATTTTTTGCTACGAATCGGCTGCAACCGAACCAAAAAGACGCAATTTGGCATCATGCCGTCAAGGAGAGTATGAAGCTTTAGCAAAACGTATCGAAACTCCGGAATGGAAACCAGATTTCGGACCATCTAAATGGAGCGAAAGTGTTGCAAAGAGTGGGGCAACAGCCGTAGGAGCCAGAAACTTTTTGATCGCTTATAATGTTAACCTAAATACAACATCTGTTCGTAGAGCAAACTCTATTGCTTTTGACGTTCGCGAACGCGGAAGAATTAAGCGTGAAGGCGACCCTCTTACAGGAAAAATTGTTAAAGATGAAAAAGGTAATACCGTATATGAACCAGGTTTGCTAAAAACTGTAAAAGCAATAGGTTGGTTTATCGAGGAGTTTGGCATTGTGCAAATTTCAATGAACTTAACCGATATTACTGTAACACCGCTACACGTTGCTTACGATACAGTATTTGAGAGAGCAAACGCACGAGGATTACGCGTAACAGGCTCTGAATTAGTTGGAGTAGTGCCTTTGCAAGCAATGTTAGATGCAGGTAAATATTTCCTACGTAAGCAAAAACGCTCAACCGGAATATCTGATAGTGAGATAATTAAGATTGCAGTCAAATCAATGGGCTTAGATGAGCTATATCCGTTCGACCCTAAGAAAAAGATTATCGAATATATTTTACAAGATGATGATAAAAAGTCACTTGTAAAAATGAATCTGACCGATTTTGCAAACGAAACTGCAAGCGAATCTCCAGCACCTGGAGGTGGTTCAATCTCTGCTTATATGGGCGCATTGGGCTCGGCTCTTTCGGGAATGGTTGCAAACCTATCATCACACAAACGTGGTTGGGACGATCGTTGGGAAGAGTTTAGTAATTGGGCAGAAAAGGCAAAAGCAATTCAAGATCAACTAATTAAACTTGTTGATGAAGATACCAATGCTTTTAACCTGATAATGAACGCTTTCGGCTTACCAAAAGGAACTGACGAAGAGAAAGCAGCTCGCCAAAAAGCTATTCAAGATGCTACGAAATATGCTATCGAAGTTCCGTATAGAACGTTGGAGCTATGTTACGAGTCAATGCACGTGGCTAAAGCAATGGCAGAAATAGGTAATCCAAATTCGGTTACCGATGCAGGAGTAGGGGCTTTAGCCGCTCGTTCAGGCGTTATTGGAGCACTGCTAAACATGAAAATCAATGCAGCAGACCTTGAGGACAAAAAATTTGCAGAAGAAATAGTCGCAAAAGGCGAAAAAATCCAAAAGCAAGCTATTGATTTAGAAACTGAAATTTTAGCTATTGTAAATTCAAAAATTAACTAA
- a CDS encoding response regulator transcription factor yields MHIHLVDDHKLFRQGLKMLIENIPNVEKITESDNGREFIDSLKTSIPDLVLMDIEMPILNGIDAAREALKKYPDLKIIALSMYGDEDYYYQMIDAGVKGFVIKNTDFNEVKRAISSVLDQNNYFSEELLYSLIRNIKTHKTNFHEDVLSDREKDILLEICSGLSNQEIADKLDISKRTVDKHRYNILLKTGSKNTASLVMWAIKNRLVEI; encoded by the coding sequence TTGCATATACATTTGGTTGACGATCATAAGTTATTCAGACAAGGACTGAAGATGCTTATTGAAAATATTCCCAATGTCGAAAAAATTACTGAAAGCGACAATGGCAGGGAGTTTATCGACTCTTTGAAGACATCAATACCCGATTTAGTCCTTATGGATATCGAAATGCCCATACTTAATGGCATTGACGCAGCCCGTGAGGCTCTGAAAAAATATCCAGACCTTAAAATCATAGCTCTATCTATGTACGGAGATGAAGACTACTACTACCAAATGATAGATGCCGGAGTAAAGGGCTTTGTCATTAAAAATACTGATTTTAACGAAGTTAAACGAGCTATCTCATCAGTTTTAGACCAGAACAACTACTTTAGCGAGGAGCTTTTATACTCCTTAATAAGAAACATTAAAACCCACAAAACAAATTTCCACGAAGATGTCCTGTCTGATAGAGAAAAGGATATCCTTTTAGAGATTTGCTCAGGACTCTCAAATCAAGAAATTGCCGATAAGTTAGATATAAGCAAGAGAACGGTTGATAAACATCGTTACAATATTCTGCTCAAAACAGGCTCAAAAAACACTGCAAGCTTAGTAATGTGGGCTATTAAGAATAGATTGGTAGAGATATAA
- a CDS encoding class I SAM-dependent methyltransferase — translation MSNITYVAAQFLKYKFLSKHSKGHGIHSPFVYDFVEKVLLNKSNRAFYEQNKKYEKELKKNKTNITKIDLGAKKQANSSYNTTYSSIAKQSTTPFKYRCLLSKMVEYYKHELIIEFGTSLGLTTNILSNSTDVQVITIEGCPNLHKVAIDNFSKWGNKNVLAIQTDFDLFVEDFTAQQKTVLIYIDGNHSGTATKQYINNLWDKIPTNSIIVIGDIYWSRDMTEAWKQISKPTNNCYSVDLFTFGILFKRNFCEGQHFRIKY, via the coding sequence ATGTCAAATATAACCTACGTTGCAGCTCAGTTTTTAAAATATAAATTCCTATCGAAACATAGCAAGGGACACGGGATTCATAGTCCTTTCGTTTATGACTTTGTTGAAAAAGTTTTGTTAAACAAAAGTAACAGAGCCTTTTACGAACAAAACAAAAAGTACGAAAAAGAATTAAAAAAGAATAAAACCAATATTACCAAAATCGATTTAGGTGCTAAAAAGCAAGCAAATAGTAGCTATAACACTACTTACAGCAGTATAGCAAAACAGTCAACCACACCTTTTAAATATCGGTGTTTACTAAGCAAAATGGTTGAATATTACAAACATGAACTAATAATTGAGTTCGGCACCTCTTTAGGATTGACAACCAATATATTATCCAACTCTACCGATGTGCAAGTAATTACTATTGAAGGGTGTCCAAATCTGCATAAAGTTGCAATAGATAACTTTTCTAAGTGGGGAAATAAAAACGTTTTAGCTATACAAACTGACTTTGATTTATTTGTTGAGGATTTTACTGCACAACAAAAAACGGTATTGATATATATTGACGGGAATCATTCAGGCACAGCAACTAAGCAATATATTAACAACCTGTGGGATAAAATCCCAACTAACAGTATTATTGTTATCGGCGACATTTACTGGTCAAGAGATATGACAGAAGCGTGGAAACAAATTTCAAAACCAACAAATAATTGCTACTCTGTTGACCTGTTTACCTTTGGCATCCTTTTCAAACGCAACTTTTGCGAGGGGCAACACTTCCGAATAAAATATTAG